TAGAAAAAAGAACATATCTTGATAAAACTGTCATAAAAGAAGTCATTTTATCTGTTTTTCTAACCATTGGACTTCTCGAGCGGAACATCTTCATTACCTCAATCTGTGATGTCATCACTTTTTTGCATTTTACTTTTAAAATTAGAATAACATAGGTCTGAAAAAAATCTTAGAAAACCGCCATACTTCACAAATCTTCGTTGCTCTTCATTAGGGAATATGTAAGAGCTTGTAAGTGACCTGTTTGGTTTAGCCAGTAAATTTTCTAACCTATTGATATCAGGAATTTTCTAAAAATGAAAGAACACTTTAGTGAATCGAATTCATGGTTAGTCCATGTGGCAAAAAATTTTTTCCCTGTTTGGGAGAACTTATTAAAATTGCAATTGAAAAGTTCATTAGAAATTAAAAAAATAAGCAATGATTTTTATTTGATAACTGCTGGTGATAGCTTCCTAGCAGAAAAGCTTCTAAATAGTATATTTGTAAAATTTGCTATGCCAATTGAATATATGTGGCCAACAAAACTTGAACAAAAGGGAATTATTGAAAAGTGCGCTCAAGGTTTATTCGCTAAATTCAAAGATCAAAGCTTTTTAAATGCAGTTGTGTTTTCGGTAGAAAGAAAAAATCAAATATTAGCTTCAAATATAAGAGGCAGACTTTTGCAAGTACTAGATACACAAAATCAGATTGATAGAAAAAAAGCGGAAAGGATAAAATGGACAAAAAACCCAACAACCCAACATCCGGAACAAAAAAACTTAATCGTTGCAATATCTGAAAAATGCATTTGGGCAGGGATTTTATCTCCCAAGCTTTCAGGTTCGTATTTTGCAGGCGGAAGAAGATACGTCAGTACAGGAAGCGAAGATACAGCAAGCAGA
This is a stretch of genomic DNA from Pigmentibacter ruber. It encodes these proteins:
- a CDS encoding SAM-dependent methyltransferase, coding for MKEHFSESNSWLVHVAKNFFPVWENLLKLQLKSSLEIKKISNDFYLITAGDSFLAEKLLNSIFVKFAMPIEYMWPTKLEQKGIIEKCAQGLFAKFKDQSFLNAVVFSVERKNQILASNIRGRLLQVLDTQNQIDRKKAERIKWTKNPTTQHPEQKNLIVAISEKCIWAGILSPKLSGSYFAGGRRYVSTGSEDTASRAAAKFVEAAELMNLNGFKLPEKSNYLELGAAPGGITSELVNRQNHVWAVDKALLDKKLLQNPLVHFINKDAREYRPDLQFSCIVCDMNGPALISAEICAGFIQNLENKGYVIFTYKIHNISDFGTEFDKIVNTFKKKNAKILFARQLYNNKQEVTLFLIKSN